CAGTCAGAGAGTCTCCTGCTGTCAGTCATTCCAGTCCTCTGGGATAGGTATTAGGCCCGGCCTCATCCACCCCTGATTCCTCCCACCATTGGTGCTTCCTACAGGAAGCCTTCCAGGGTTGTGCAGAACCTTCCCCTCTTAAAATGGAACTGTCCCCAGAACACTTCCTATGCTCCAGACTGACAACCTGTGAGGGACGAGCTTCCTTTTCAGAAGGAACTGAGCCCCCACGCCAGACTTTCCACTGAAGGGGGGCGGCCGCAGATCCAAAGGTCTGCTCCAGGGACAGCGCCGTGGCCCCAGGCAGTCGAGAAAGGACAGGACCCGCAGGCTGAAGGAAGGACGGACCTTTGACTGAGCCGCCCTCAGTCCTGTCCTAGAGCCCAAACCTGGTCTCAGGGTTCAGGTGaccgtgggggggaggggcggatcCCCTaggccccgcccccgtccccctCCCTGGGTGTAAACAAACGCACGCAGTCGGTGCGGCCAATCCTAGGGGcccacggggcggggcgggctcctGCAAACTGGAGCCCAGCTCCTTTCCCTCGGGGGATACGCTGCGGTGCCCTCTCTCTCAGCCCCTGCCCGAGCACCGGGCAGCGAGCAGCGCGCACGGAGCCTCGCCCTCAGACTCTGGAGCCACACGTGCCTGGTGCCTGCCGTGCCTGCTGGCCCGGCTGCGAATGGCACGGGCTCTAGGACCAACATGTGCCCTGCGGCCCCGGAGGCAGCCTGGCCCGACCTGCCCCTAAACCTCTGCGCAGCGCGGCCGGGATAAATATACCCGGACTTCCCGCCTGCCAGACCGGCCGATCTGCCTGCCAGATGCCCGTCGGAGCAGCGCTCCAGGGCCTGTTCCCGGGCCCTCTTAGGCTCCCCTCCGGGGCCCTCTCCTGCCGCCCCCACGGGCCGAGCCTCGGGAAGCCCACCGGGCGCCACCGACCTCCCGCGGCCCCATCCAGCCCTGCGGAGGCGACGTGGAGCCTCTCCAGGACACCTGCTCCAGCTCGGGGCTGAGTCGGACTGGGGGGGGTCCCCAGATCTGCGTCCGGAGCGCGCGGGGCTCTGGCTCTCCGAGCCAGGAGCGCCTGCCCCAGGCGGGGCGGGCGAGGGGAGCTACCCAGGCCGGGTTACGCACGAGGGGGTGGGCGGTAGGGCTCGGGCCGCTCGGTgccccctgggctgggggtcggTGCCCCTAGCGGTACCTGGTTTCACGGGTGGGGACGCGCGGtgctcagctctggctggcgcTGACCTCTCTGCTCCCGGCGGAGCGCAGCGCAGGGGGATGAAgggcgcccggccccgcccccggcccgccccccgCTCTCTAGTCCCCCGCGGCCCGCGGGAGGAGGGGCTGGTCAGGGGCGAGGCGGGGGCCCGGACCGAGGAGCAAAGGGCTCAGCCGGAGTGCGGAGCAGCCCCTAGCCAGAGAGCAGCTGCCCCGAAGGGTTCAGTTGAgtcctgtggggagggaggggatgctCCAGCCCAAAGCTGACGCCCTCAGAGCGCCTCCGTAACCCCTGAAACGCTCTGCCCGCATCCCCTGGGCCAGGAGGGACTCTTCGGCCGAGCGGAGAGGGGACGGGGCGCCGCTCAGCCTCAGTGGAGGATGCTTGAATGGAGGACTCTCAGACCCCGCTCGGGCTCCAAAAGGTCCTTCCTccggcctccccctccccgggcAGAGGCGGGATAGGTGAGGAGGGGCCCTGCATCGATCCTGTCTTCAGCCCAGATGTTCAGAAGTGACCGAGGCCGAAACagatggggcaggggcagtgaggTCAGGGGGAGCCTTGCCTAGCCTCTGCCCCGCCGCCGAGGTCCCCACTTCTCTATTTCCAAGGAGTAggggacagctgtcagtctgcccATGGGGAGCGGGGCCTGGGACTTGGTGTCTTGGGGCCAGGGGCTTTGGGGTGGCCCTGTTCTCGGCTGGGGGCTCCCGTCCCACCCCTACCTGCTTCCCACCCAAGACTCTGGTGCCCAGAAGTGGGTGGTGGGTGTtagggccccaggcccagccagcagggagctgggggaggcctTGACCGTGGGGgtgaactgggggtgggggtgcggaggGGGGGGAGACTCCCAGAACATCTGTGCCCTTGCTTCTCAGCCACTGGCTCTGATCCGATTAATCGCAGGGTTTCTGCCGTTCCTGGGCAAGCCGGGTGTCTCTGGGTCCAGCGTGCCcccggccctggggctggggggatgcCCCCGGGGGCAGGCCTCAGCCCTCCGCTGCCCCGGGCTGGGAGTTGGGACTCCTGGGCTCACCTCCTGTGGACTCACGTCACTACAGCCATGCCTTCCGCGCCTCAGTTTGCCTACGTGTCACAGGAGGTGGCTCTGTCCCGTCCCACGGCCTGAGGGcagtgggtggagaagggcagctGTCAGCCAAGGGCAGGGGACTTGGCGTCGGCTGGGAGGGCCAGAGGCCTGGAGGAACCACAGAGAAAGGCGCTAGGGCGGTGCCGTCCCAGCAAACCCCAAACCGCCCGAGCTGTCACCCTGCTGATGGCCgagcaggggaagggactggcTGTCCCTCCTGACGTGGGGCCGATAGAACCCCCAGGTCAGAACTCACCTTGGTCGTGAGGGACCCCAAGACTCTTCCCCTCCCAAGGGGCTTGGGGACTTCCTACGGGGCAGTCAGATAGGAGAGGTGCTGGCCGGGGTCTCGGGCCTCCCCCCCTACTCCCCCTACAGACACCCTGGGTGCTCGCAGGAGCCATTCACGAAGGGCTGGGGGCTTCCATTGGCAGCTCACGAAGGGTCGGGCCTGGCTTCAAGGTCCCCCAGTACGAGGGGGTTGAGGTCCTCAGGCCAGAGTGGCTGTGTGGGGTCCCTGGGCCAGGCCGGTGGTGGCCAGGCGGGGGGAGGGACCGCCTGTTTGTTGAcgctgggcctgggccccggccAGGGCAAACACAGCTCGGAGGCCTTTCCCGCCACCTGCCGaagctcccagcccagcctgtgCCGGCCACGCAGCTGGCAGCCAGGTCGGGGCGCTGAGAGGTGCCGGGCGCCGCCTCCCAGAGACCAGAGGGGGCGTCCCTCCTTGCAGCCGCCGCGTGGAGGGCGGCCGCCTGGCGGGGAGGCTCTGTCGCTTCATCTCAGCCGtcagccccgccccgcctgcaCTCCCCCATccggggaaactgaggcgcaggCCCGAGGGACTGGCAGGCACGTGCGGCAGGACGCAGGGTCCCAGGGTCGCTCAGACCCTCCTTCCAGGGTCCTGGCCGCGCCgtgctctcctcctccctcctcagtcccgcctctcagcctccagctggccagcctcctccccccacGCCGCCACCTCCCCCCACCGGCACGCCGTCCACACAGCGCACCTGGACCCTGTCTGCCAGTGAAGCCCCGTCTTCACCCCCCACGCAGCCCTCCCCCGAGCCCGGCGTGGGTGTTCACCGACTCCTCAGACACCCTGCAGACACCTGCCGTGCACCCCACTGGCCCCCCACCGGACATCCTCCCCACCTGCGCCTCCACCCAGCAGCGGGCTCTCCACCTTCCTCGCCACTTGGCGGGCCACTCAGGATCCTGCCTTCCCCGGTCCCACCGGGTCCCACCTCCCGGGCCAACTCCTATGCGTCCTCCAGCCCCCTGCCCGGGCCACTGCGGAGAGCCAGCTCCTTCCAGCGGCTGCTCTGCCGGCCCCGCAGCGGCCAGGGCCACAGCGGCTCTAGGTGCTCCCTGCAGGCCAGGGAGGCGGGGGAGCtcctgccggggtggggggcgaggcCGGTGGAGAGGCAGCCCGTGGGCTTGCATCTGCCGAGGGGAGAGAGGCGCCCGCCCACGTGGGGAGGAGCAAAGGTGCTCCCCGGGGCGGAAGTGGCCACGGCCACGGGGACACTGGAGCGTGAGTGTGGTGTGAGCAGCGGCGGGTGCGGGGCTGCACACGGGGGCAGGACACTCGGTCCAGCGTGGGTGCTGGGGGCTTTCTAGGCCTCCCAGGACAgtggctctgccctcccagcccgCGTTTCCAGCTCCTGGCTGCGCTCCGCCCCCGCTCGGTGCCTGGGACCTTCCTCTGTGAGCATAGCCAGGGTCCAGTTGGCGCAAGACCCGGGAGGCTAGAGGGGACCCTCCTCTTCAGCTTTTCCCCCGAGTCCCCAGAGCGGGTGACCTCTTGGCTGAGGCCTGTCCCCACAGCCTTGGCgtgccttccctctctcccctgagATCTGGCCCCCGGCGTCTCTGGCCACTGAAGCGGCTTAATGAGCCCGGGTCACGTGGGCCAAGCTGCTGCCTGGAGGGAGGGCCCAAGCCCCCAGCGGCCACCCAATCGGGCCCTGACGTCAGTGGCATTAACCGTCTGCCAGGCTCGTCTAATCTCTGGTCAGCGGCCGGGCCAGGTTAGTCCCGCCAGAGCCAGAGCTGAAGGCCATGAGGGCCCTCAGGGGCaccttgggttgcaggccaggcgaGACGGCGGTGGCCGTTGCTGCTTACAGTAAATGCCCCCTGCCGAGGAGTCCCTGGTGGGGCCCCGGTGCCAGCCCTGGGCCCGCTCTCGCCGATCCTCCGCCGTGGACCGGGAGCCAGGCACCGGGCGCCCACCCTGCTCCACAGAGTGTGATTACACGGGTGCGAGCGGGGCCGAGGGGGCTTGCCAGCTGCGCACGGGGCCGCCTGCGTCCGGGCGGTGCCACCCGCCTGTGGGATCCGGGACTCTGTGGGTGGAACCGCGCATGGGAGGGGACTCTCTGGAGGGCGGCACCCAGCCCCTGGACGGTGTcgggctcctctctgcccctcgcCCGGGAAGGCTCCGGAGCACTTGACCCTCTTTCCATGACGAGGTGGCTATGCGGAAGACCCTGTTCACCCACCTCTCCCGGCAGCTTCCTCCCCTGTGGCCCACCAGCTCCTCAAAgcttcctgtctccctcctcgCCGCCCCCCAGTACATCCCGCCATCACTCTCCCCCGCCCAGCTCACTCCAGACGAAGGTGAGCAGCCCCAGGTCGGACAGGCCACCCACCATCACCCCGTGGGGGTCCTAAACCCCTGGCCCAAGCCCCATGCGCCCCTCTGGCCTCTGAGCAGCACCAGTGTGACCGCCCGCATGTGTCCTGGGCTCCCTGACCCAGccagggtcccccccccccccccccgcaccagcTCAGGTCCGGGAACCCTCGCTCCCCGCTCTCTAGCCACCCCTTCATTCAACAGCCTCCCAGCGCCACCCTCCCCCGGGCACTGAGGCTGCTGCCCGGGCGCCGCCTCCTGCCTCCCGGACACGTGCCACCTGCCTCGGGGACGGCGCAGCCCCTGCGATGCTCCCCTGAAGTCCCTGCCTGGCAGGGGCATCACAGGCACTGGGCCCACAGACAGGCCCTGCTCCCCGTAGACCCCGGCCCCTTGGGGTCAGGAGGACACGTCTTCCCCGTGgatcccccccagcccccctcccccctcccccatgcccacGCACACCGGTCCCCAGGAAACACGCGTGTCcctatgtatgtgtttgtgtgaaaAATGTCAGTGATTATTTTTTCCAGGAGTGGATTTGGAAAATGTCCCTGATGACCTTATTTCCAGTAAGGTcgggaaaataaaattataaattgttgTAGGCATAAGTAAAATATTGAAGCTTGAAGTAATATTTTGAGTTTTAATCTACCTACTATAAATTATCTCAGTGCTTTTGCAACCAAAGTTACGTGAAAAATTGaccattaaaatacataaaaccatATACAAGGGTGGacgttttttttcttttcagtctccAGTGTGACACCAATACGGCTTCAAAGGGCTCTCTcggattttgtttttatgtaggCTTTTTtcaaaggtttattttttcaaagattttatttattgatttttagagagggaagggagggagaaagagagagagagagaaacatcaatgcgcggttgctgggggccgtggcctgcaacccaggcatgtgccctgactgggaatcaaacctgcgatactttggtttgcagcccgtgctcaatccactgagctacgccagccagggctttatgtAGACTTTTGATATTTTGTGCATCGTGGATTTTTTGCAGCCACTTTGATGTTTAAAAGCATTGGTCAGTGTACTATCTGCTCACTGAAACGTGTGGCCTGCCCTTCAGTTCCGCACTGGAGGAGCCGCCTCCCCTGCCTCACTGGGCCTGATCTGCCAGGTGGTTCTGGCCTTGCTTCCAGGGCCTCTGCGACCAAGCGTCCTGGGAGGGAGCCCGGGCCTCCGGGCTGGCATTCGGCACTTCCCGCTGTCTCCCCATCCCTAGTCCCCCCCTACTCCTGCTCTACTGAATCCCCGGGACCCCTAAGCCCCTGTCCCTGGGGCTTATACACCCTACTACCCCAGCCAGAGCGAGCTTTCATCTCAAAACtcccctttgccctggctggtgtggctcagtggattaagcatcggcctgtgaaccgaaagttgctggttcgattcccggtcagagcacatgcctgggttgtgagccaggtcctggGCTGGGGGCGTTCGAGAGGCAGcctgttgatgtttccctcacacatcaatgtctctccctcctctctctctaaaaatagtcttcaaaaaacaaaatcaaacaagcTCCCTCTTGATCCAAGACCACCCCTGCAAACATTTCCCATGGCCCCTCCACTCTTGATGGGGATCAGGAGGCCCAGGTCTGTCCATGCTCCCAagggcgcccccccccacccgtgtCAGGCCAGGTGCCTCAGCCCGGAAGGAACCGTCTCCCCACTCCTGTCCAGCCCAGCTCTGGGCACTCCATAAATGCTCATGACTCGTGACAACCAACCCTCCCCCGTCCCCTCAAGAAAGGGACGTCGAAGCTGGTGCGAAGGTTTATTGCCGAGTCGGTGCCTCTAGCTGAGGGGAGTTCGagtcctgccctggccctgggagcCGGGAGCGCCTGTCCTCCTCGCCTGCAGGACGGGTCCCGTCCACGGACGGGTGTCCCACAGACGGAGTGACCGAGGGGCAGTAGGGAATGGGGACGAGGGAACGTGCACCTCTGTCCCTCGGTTAGTCCTGACAGGGAGGGGGCCCTGGATAGAAAGGGCAAGAGGAGCTGCTGGCAGGGACGAGTGTCACCTGGGTTTGCTCGTGACTCTACCTGGGGTAGACCCCTGGGGCCTCCATCCTGTCCATCATCCCTGCCTGGGGCGGATCAATGGGAGCCGGACTCTGTCCCCAGCCACCCCTCAGGACAGTTCAACCATTGGCCATCGCCGGTGTCAACAGTACCCTCCCTCAATAGACCATCCCCTTGGCTGACTGGCCTGAAGCATTCTGGGTCGGTGGGCGAGGCAGGACAAGGATCTGGTGACCGAGGATGGAGGGGGCAgagcctgtgggggaaggggctgggggaccGCTCTGAGACTGGCCCAGGGGGTGGGGTCCGGCCTGAGTctctccctggcccccaggggcccccaggcctgcccccacGAAGTCACCTGTGCAGGAGCTGCGCAGGCCGGAGCTGGCTTAGACTTTGGACccctggagctgctgggaggGACAGTCACCGGCCACTGGGCAGACAGGTGTCAGCCTTGTCACATGGAGGTGGTGAGGCTAGAAGGGGCTGACGGCAAGCAGCGGGCCTGCCTGGAGGAGGGATCCcggcctgcccccccacccccgccctcagGAAACTCCGGGAGGGAGGGCTGTTTGCTGAGCCCAGACCCACCGGGTGAGTCACGGGCCCCCTGGGGCGGGAGGGCTGCTGGCGATTGGTCAGTCGGGCACTGCTGAGTCACTGTGCACTCGAGCTGCCCCAAGTCCTGCCCGCTCCGAGCTGGGGCTGGCTGCGGTGGGTCCTGGAGGCCAGCGCAGCCAGGCCGTGAAGGGCAGcgcgggggctgggggcacctGGCTTGGGGAGGCCTGGGAGCCCCGGGGGAGGGTCAGGAACTCCACGCCAGTGGGGCTCAGGGTTTCGGTTCTGTGGCTGGTGGGGCCACAGGCGGGGCCCTGGAGTCCTAGGGGCATGACTGGGTCCTGGTGGCTGAGGCTACAGGGCGGAGAGGCTACAGGGTCTCAGGACAAGCCTGGGCTCGGGAGCCTGCGAAAAGAAGGAGGAACCTTGTCAGCACCCCCAGCCTCGGAATCATCCGGCGTAGGCTCAGAGACGGTGTGAAGGCGGATTTGGAAGCAGGGCCATCCGAGGGGATTGGGACCTGGTTCAGACAGATCAAGCGGGTGGGACTTgggagccgggggaggggccTAGGGcagtggggtggagcctcaggaggcagggtgggtggggcctggaaGCAGAGGGTCTGGAAGCTGGGGGTGAGGCGGTGGGGTGGGTAGGCTGCGGTgaagtggggcgggggtggggcgggggcgctgAGACCAAGGGTCACTCCATAGGGGCCTCGGGGCTGGGAGACGCCCACCTCAAAAGAGACCGCAGTCTTTGAGGTTCTCCTTGATGATGATGTCAGTGACCGCGTCAAAGACAAATTTGACGTTCTGCGTATCGGTGGCGCACGTCATGTGGGAGTAGATCTCCTTCACGTCGCGCCGCATGTTGAGCTCCAGGAACTGCACCTTGATGTAGTTGCCCGCGTCCTCGTACGTGTTGGGCCCTGCGGGGCAGCGGGCTCTCACTCCCCGCCCCAAGCCCTTCGGGGCGGGGCCGCGGGAGGCGCGTGGCCCAGGTCACGCGGGTGGCGCCTGGCCCTGCAGCAGGGCTGCGGTGGGgcggtgtgtgtgcgtgtgtgtgtgtgtgggtgggtgtttTCTCACCGTCGTAGTCGGGGAAGCAGATGCTAAGATGCGCCTTTTTTATCTTCTCGGAGAACACGTCCTTCTTGTTAAGGAAGAGCACGATGGACGTGGTGGCGAAGTAGCGGTGGTTGCAGATGCTGTTGAACAGGTGCAGGCTCTCGTGCATGCGGTTCTGCGGGGGGCAGAGGCCGTCGGGCACGCGGGGCCACGGGCAGCGGCCCGTTCCCGCGACAGCTTCAGGCCAGCCTCCGCTGCGCCCTCCCCGCGGGGCTGCTGGCTGCCCCCTAACCTCTTCGGACGGCTGTGGAACGAACGCCCCCTCGCGGATGCGCCCGGCTCCTGCAGCGCCGGTCCTGCCCCGCACTCACCACTTCGTCGTCCTCCACCAGCACCATGTCGTAGGCGCTCAGCGCCGCGATGAAGATGATGCAGGTCACCCCCTCGAAGCAGTGGATCCACTTCTTGCGCTCCGAGCGCTGCCCGCCCACGTCGAACATCCTGCGGGGCCGGTGGGGCCTGAACCCGCGCGTCCAGCCCCCCCTGGACACGCCGGCAAGCCTCCCCTCGTCTCCCAAGGCGGCCTGGGGCACCCTCGGGCTGGATCGGCATCTGGAGGGGCCCGGCCTTCCTGCAGGCGGGATAtctgggaaggggcagggcctCTCAGGGGGACGGGGCCTCGGGGCGGTGAACTTGCGGGCAGGGGACCCCTGAGCCGGGCGCGGGGTCGTACCGGAAGTTGAGGTCCTTGAAGGAGAATTGCGTCTCGATGATGCCGGTGGTCTTGACACGCGAGCGCAGCACGTCCTGCTCGGTAGGCACGTAGCCCGGCGTTACCAGGCGCTCCAGGTCCGAGAGGTAGCTGCGAGGGAGCccggggtgtgggtgggtggagtGCAGGGGCGTGGCCGGGCCCGCCcgcgcccccgcctccccccgcgccccgcccggGCGCTCACTAGCCCGCCGAGTCGTTGAGCTGGTACTCAGAGGCGCGCTCGAAACAGGCCTGGATACCCGAGTCCTTCCACAGCCGCTGGATGATGTCCGACATCTCCTTGGGCATCGTGCCCTCCTCGATGGTGTCCGCCATGTGCATCAGCTTCCGGGCATCgtcctgggggcagggtgggagtggTTGGCGGTGGCCCTGGACTTGAGCCCGGCCCAGCGCCTCGAATCCCCCCGCGCAGCCCCGCGCAGCCCGGCTCCCCGCGCTCAGCCCGCCGCCTGGCACACCTGGCGCGCGGAGTCTCCGTACTGGATGTTGAGCGTGGTCATGGCGCGCACGATGGCGAGGATGGACTGCAGCGTGTTGCCATAGATGATGGCGATGAACTCGAGGCACTCTTCCAGCGAGTACCCGTCCTGGTGGATAATCCTGCGGCCGGGGCGAGCCGGGCTCAGCGCCTCGTGGTCAGTCGGGCAAGGACTGGCCACGTGCgcacgcccccctccccccacctcgcGGCCTGGGCGCCGGCACTTGCACTCACTTCATCTGCTTGACAATGGTGCTCTTCCCAGACTCGCCGGCACCTGGAAGGGAAGCCCGGCCTCAGAGCCGCGCCG
This DNA window, taken from Phyllostomus discolor isolate MPI-MPIP mPhyDis1 chromosome 7, mPhyDis1.pri.v3, whole genome shotgun sequence, encodes the following:
- the GNAT1 gene encoding guanine nucleotide-binding protein G(t) subunit alpha-1, producing MGAGASAEEKHSRELEKKLKEDAEKDARTVKLLLLGAGESGKSTIVKQMKIIHQDGYSLEECLEFIAIIYGNTLQSILAIVRAMTTLNIQYGDSARQDDARKLMHMADTIEEGTMPKEMSDIIQRLWKDSGIQACFERASEYQLNDSAGYYLSDLERLVTPGYVPTEQDVLRSRVKTTGIIETQFSFKDLNFRMFDVGGQRSERKKWIHCFEGVTCIIFIAALSAYDMVLVEDDEVNRMHESLHLFNSICNHRYFATTSIVLFLNKKDVFSEKIKKAHLSICFPDYDGPNTYEDAGNYIKVQFLELNMRRDVKEIYSHMTCATDTQNVKFVFDAVTDIIIKENLKDCGLF